DNA from Thermodesulfobium sp. 4217-1:
TTCTTTAGCTACCTTATTTAATTCTTCAAAAAATATTTCATTTTCACAGGATATGTTGCCAATATTATCGGGGTGGTTATTATACTTTATATTATCTGAATAGGGAGAATCAATAAAAATAAAATCTGCTATCTCGTTTTCCAGTGGCAAATTTCTTGCATCTGATTGTATAATATCGTTTCTATATGGCACTATGTCGAAACCTATTACTTTTCTATTTTCTTCTTTGCATACGTCAATAGTTGTGCCGCTTCCGCACATTGGATCTATAACCAGGTCGCCTTCATTTGTGTATCTTTGTAAAAGATTCCATATTATTAACGCTGGTGTAACGCCATTATACTTGTTATCGCCATGGGGTTTATCGCCGTAGTTTTGTCGCGGAAAATCCCAAAGAGTCGTGCTTTCAATTTTAATATTTTTTTTCATTTCAATTTATTTGAGAAGTAAATTATCATCTGGATGATTTCTTAGAGATATAAGACATAAAATTATTTTAGCAAGTTTTTCAAATCTTCAATAAATTTATCAAAAAGTTTTACTTTGTTGCTTTCTTCGACTTTCTCTTCAGTTAGTACATAACTTCCGTCTAAATCAGCTTCAACTATTGCCCTACCCTTTTTCATAGGAGACTTTTTCGTTAGGGTGCTGTCTTCGTCTGGAGTTATAAAATATACCTTGATATGTCTGGTGTTTTCATCTTCAAGAAGCTTCAATTTCCAATACCCCGTTTGAGCAATTCTTTCTCTTAAAGTAACCTTACAAGAGAGCACAGCTAAAACTTTACAAGATTCTTTTTTGTAGATAATAATATCTACATCAGGCAAATGCATTCCATAGACTCCATAATTTATAACAAGATTTCTTTTTACTTTGCTGAGTTCTTGACTTAAGTTTTTTGAGCGTTCAAGGGCATTCCCGTTAATAACTGTCAAACCCAATTCTTTAACTTCGTCTTTAATAATGTACTGAACCAATTTTTCAAGATTTTTACCTTTGAAAGCTCTCCAGCTTTGCTCATGGTCACCGTTTTTAGTAGGGCTTTTATCCCAGTCTTTTTTGTGTTTTTGTTTTGCTTCTTTTAGCAATTCGGATACATATTTATATACATCATCATTGTGTTCTTTCTTTTTCTCTTCGTACAAATTCTGCAAATCTTCATATTCCATTGTCTTACTCCTTTAATCCGATTACAATATACTCAGCAGGATAGGCCTCAATATTTGCATCTTTTTGATTGGAAAACCTTCCTGTTTTTTGATCTCGTTTCTGAGGGAGAATCTTCAAAGGAATTTCTCTTTTGATTATTCTGTCAAGTTTAAATCCTGAGTATTGCAGGCTTTCTGCAAAAACTTCAGCATTTAGGATGTCTACTCCTCTCAATTTTGTATTGCCTATAACATAGCAACATCTTCCGCCACTTTTCAGAATGCTAAAACTTTCGTTAAACACTTCTTCCATATCAATAAAAAATGCCTCTATCTCTTTTGCCACCTTTTTACTCTTCTCAGACATTTTGTTAATAATATTAATGGCAATTTGACTTCTGGTTTTTTTGTCTTCGTAACTTTTATAGGAAGTGCCAATAAATTCTTTCTTGTATTCTCTTAAATCGTATGCTAAATCAAGCCATATTGTTGATAGCTGGTGTAAATCTGCATATTCATAACTTGTTATATAAGGGCTTGATGTGACTATTAGATCTATAGAATCTTTTTGAACGGGCTGATTTTTTGCATCGCCAATTTTTATATTTAAGTATTCGTTAATATTTTCTCTTACGTGTTCTGGGACTATATTATAAAAAATTATGTTTCTTTTTTGCATCCTTAGTAGTTGCTTTTTTATAATGTCATAAGGTCTGGATGGCTTCTTTTTTAAATCTCTGGTAGGTTTTGTGCTTCTTTGTAACCAAATTGAGCAGCTTTTTAGAA
Protein-coding regions in this window:
- a CDS encoding DNA methyltransferase yields the protein MNNFSKPNISLDNIDTIDKNTAITKHIETTINKVFNRTFSPEEIINLFKTLEFDREWSFTDFKQSDTGKWTHNYHSYPAKFIPQLVERLFDEYIKVKNANVNDPFFGCGTTIVSAISRGFRASGTDINKIAYLISKVKSTPIEPTYLNKKIEQLLEKLKKEALEPLIPSRHIERINYWFTEEIKNELGKILRVVFEEDDETIRNFYLVAFSSILKSCSIWLQRSTKPTRDLKKKPSRPYDIIKKQLLRMQKRNIIFYNIVPEHVRENINEYLNIKIGDAKNQPVQKDSIDLIVTSSPYITSYEYADLHQLSTIWLDLAYDLREYKKEFIGTSYKSYEDKKTRSQIAINIINKMSEKSKKVAKEIEAFFIDMEEVFNESFSILKSGGRCCYVIGNTKLRGVDILNAEVFAESLQYSGFKLDRIIKREIPLKILPQKRDQKTGRFSNQKDANIEAYPAEYIVIGLKE
- a CDS encoding DNA methyltransferase, with the protein product MKKNIKIESTTLWDFPRQNYGDKPHGDNKYNGVTPALIIWNLLQRYTNEGDLVIDPMCGSGTTIDVCKEENRKVIGFDIVPYRNDIIQSDARNLPLENEIADFIFIDSPYSDNIKYNNHPDNIGNISCENEIFFEELNKVAKEIYRILKPYKYMAWLIGDQAKKKKFIPTGFKLYSILESYFKPVDIICITRHNQTSNTQIWHERARRYNFYLRRFKYLIIVQKEEK
- a CDS encoding BsaWI family type II restriction enzyme encodes the protein MEYEDLQNLYEEKKKEHNDDVYKYVSELLKEAKQKHKKDWDKSPTKNGDHEQSWRAFKGKNLEKLVQYIIKDEVKELGLTVINGNALERSKNLSQELSKVKRNLVINYGVYGMHLPDVDIIIYKKESCKVLAVLSCKVTLRERIAQTGYWKLKLLEDENTRHIKVYFITPDEDSTLTKKSPMKKGRAIVEADLDGSYVLTEEKVEESNKVKLFDKFIEDLKNLLK